One window from the genome of Cryptomeria japonica chromosome 6, Sugi_1.0, whole genome shotgun sequence encodes:
- the LOC131057617 gene encoding lachrymatory-factor synthase-like: MASSKWQGSVETNIMATLESVWKITKDFYDIHKWFPGMKSCERVEGAPEQGVGSVRCCITSFLSDEESSDFFFIEELIAQDDTKHCWTLRLTDTDFPSFRGYQATIEVCEAEEDGNCLMKWSYEMNPIDGRSKEEIEALWSSILIGKARIVEHLASSQ, from the coding sequence ATGGCGAGCTCCAAATGGCAAGGCTCTGTAGAAACCAATATCATGGCGACGCTGGAGAGCGTGTGGAAGATAACAAAAGACTTTTACGACATACACAAGTGGTTTCCGGGCATGAAATCGTGCGAAAGAGTAGAAGGAGCGCCTGAACAGGGCGTGGGCTCTGTGCGCTGTTGTATAACATCCTTCCTATCCGATGAGGAGAGCAGCGATTTTTTCTTCATAGAGGAGCTCATCGCTCAGGACGATACTAAACATTGTTGGACTCTTCGCCTGACCGATACAGACTTTCCGAGCTTTAGGGGTTACCAGGCTACCATTGAAGTCTGTGAAGCAGAGGAAGATGGCAACTGTTTGATGAAATGGTCATACGAGATGAACCCCATCGATGGGCGTTCAAAAGAGGAGATTGAAGCCCTTTGGAGCTCTATTCTCATTGGCAAGGCCAGGATTGTGGAACACCTCGCTTCTTCGCAGTAA